The Ornithinimicrobium faecis genome includes a window with the following:
- a CDS encoding inorganic phosphate transporter has protein sequence MDWLPVALVIGLALIFAFTNGFHDASNSVATAIATRALSPRIAITMAAGLNLVGAFLGEGIARTIGENIIVPPDGTEGLILITAALLGAVAWNLITWWWGMPSSSTHALIGGLAGASLAAGSTVLWSGIWTDVVLPMFVSPLAGLVVAYLGMRVLVRVVGNHRRQGVDRDLRRAQVASAAAMALGHGLQDAAKTMGVVVLALSVTGHGGGDGVPWPVMVSAAVALAAGTYAGGWRIMRTLGRRIISPAPEPAQGMVAEASAAAVLYLAAVAHAPVSTTHTITSAILGTGLTGRSSAIRWGVIRRILLTWVLTFPAAAGLAALLCAVVLAL, from the coding sequence GTGGACTGGCTGCCGGTCGCCCTGGTCATCGGGCTGGCTCTCATCTTCGCCTTCACCAACGGGTTTCACGACGCGTCCAACTCCGTCGCGACCGCGATCGCCACGCGTGCCCTCAGCCCGCGCATCGCCATCACGATGGCCGCTGGCCTCAACCTGGTGGGAGCCTTCCTCGGCGAGGGCATTGCCCGCACGATCGGCGAGAACATCATCGTCCCGCCGGACGGCACGGAGGGGCTGATCCTGATCACCGCGGCCCTGCTCGGTGCGGTGGCCTGGAACCTGATCACCTGGTGGTGGGGCATGCCCTCCTCCTCCACCCACGCCCTCATCGGGGGCCTGGCCGGGGCCTCCCTGGCTGCAGGGTCGACGGTTCTGTGGTCCGGCATCTGGACTGACGTGGTCCTGCCCATGTTCGTGTCGCCGCTGGCCGGCCTGGTGGTCGCCTACCTGGGGATGCGGGTGCTCGTCCGGGTCGTGGGCAACCACCGGCGGCAAGGCGTTGACCGGGACCTGCGCCGTGCCCAGGTGGCCTCGGCCGCCGCCATGGCCCTGGGACACGGGCTCCAGGACGCTGCGAAGACGATGGGGGTGGTGGTCCTGGCCCTGTCCGTCACGGGCCATGGGGGAGGGGATGGCGTGCCGTGGCCCGTCATGGTGTCCGCTGCGGTGGCCCTGGCTGCCGGGACGTATGCCGGGGGCTGGCGGATCATGCGCACCCTGGGTCGGCGGATCATCAGTCCCGCACCGGAGCCTGCCCAGGGCATGGTTGCCGAGGCCTCCGCCGCTGCCGTGCTCTATCTCGCCGCCGTCGCGCACGCGCCGGTCTCCACGACGCACACGATCACCTCAGCCATTCTCGGGACAGGCCTGACCGGTCGATCCTCCGCCATCCGGTGGGGTGTGATCCGCCGGATTCTGCTCACCTGGGTGCTCACCTTCCCGGCTGCAGCGGGGCTGGCCGCGCTCCTGTGCGCGGTCGTGCTGGCTCTCTGA
- the pstS gene encoding phosphate ABC transporter substrate-binding protein PstS — translation MKLNRLGSTLAIAMAASLVLTACGDDNPTASDETTTEEEAADDGAADDGATDDAADDSADESAAGEGEDSTAETGGAGEGDAPAAELSGTLSGAGASSQDSAMAAWIAGYNQGQPGVTVNYDGVGSGGGREQLVAGAVDFAGSDAYLDEEEATAAQEVCGPDGAMNIPVYISPVAIPYNVPGVDTLNLTPSVLAQIFNQQITTWNDPAIAADNPDADLPEADITVVNRSDESGTTENFMEYLSAVAAEDWEHEADKVWPVAGGEAAQGTSGVIQVVGATENAIGYADASAVGSLSTALIGVGDEFVEFSPEAAAKVVDASEPAETGVEGDLALELARDTTESGAYPIVLVSYHIVCSNYSNAAQGDMVKDFIGYVISEEGQAASAEAAGSAPISEDLRTAATESLDSITTGE, via the coding sequence GTGAAGCTGAACCGCCTGGGTTCCACCCTCGCCATCGCGATGGCCGCGTCGCTGGTCCTCACCGCCTGTGGCGATGACAACCCCACCGCGTCCGACGAGACCACCACCGAGGAAGAGGCCGCCGACGACGGGGCTGCCGACGACGGCGCCACCGATGACGCTGCTGACGACTCTGCCGACGAGAGCGCAGCCGGCGAGGGCGAGGACTCCACTGCCGAGACCGGTGGGGCCGGCGAGGGCGACGCCCCCGCCGCTGAGCTGTCCGGCACCCTGTCCGGTGCTGGTGCATCGTCGCAGGACTCCGCCATGGCGGCCTGGATCGCCGGTTACAACCAGGGCCAGCCCGGCGTCACCGTGAACTACGACGGAGTTGGCTCCGGCGGTGGCCGTGAGCAGCTCGTCGCGGGTGCGGTGGACTTCGCTGGTTCGGACGCCTACCTCGACGAGGAAGAGGCCACGGCAGCCCAGGAGGTGTGCGGCCCGGACGGTGCGATGAACATCCCGGTCTACATCTCCCCGGTGGCCATCCCCTACAACGTGCCCGGTGTGGACACCCTGAACCTCACCCCGAGCGTTCTGGCCCAGATCTTCAACCAGCAGATCACCACCTGGAACGACCCGGCCATCGCTGCGGACAACCCGGACGCCGACCTTCCCGAGGCCGACATCACCGTGGTCAACCGTTCCGACGAGTCCGGCACCACCGAGAACTTCATGGAGTACCTCTCCGCGGTGGCCGCTGAGGACTGGGAGCACGAGGCCGACAAGGTGTGGCCGGTCGCCGGTGGCGAGGCAGCCCAGGGCACGTCCGGTGTCATCCAGGTCGTCGGCGCGACCGAGAACGCGATCGGCTATGCGGACGCCTCCGCCGTCGGGTCCCTCAGCACCGCCCTGATCGGTGTGGGCGACGAGTTCGTCGAGTTCTCCCCGGAGGCCGCGGCCAAGGTCGTCGACGCCTCCGAGCCGGCCGAGACCGGTGTCGAGGGTGACCTCGCCCTGGAGCTGGCCCGCGACACCACCGAGTCGGGTGCCTACCCGATCGTCCTGGTCTCCTACCACATCGTCTGCAGCAACTACTCCAACGCTGCTCAGGGCGACATGGTCAAGGACTTCATCGGTTACGTCATCTCCGAGGAGGGTCAGGCCGCCTCCGCCGAGGCCGCTGGCTCCGCCCCGATCTCCGAGGACCTGCGGACTGCCGCCACGGAGTCCCTCGACTCCATCACCACCGGCGAGTGA
- the pstC gene encoding phosphate ABC transporter permease subunit PstC encodes MSETTTRERRGGTVRRPGDLAFSGASVGSALLILLILAGVAVFLTTEALPVFSADPADITEGEGFFAYVWPLVAGTVIASLIAMAIATPIAVGIALFISHYAGGRLGGIIGFVIDLLAAVPSVVFGMWGMQVFAVKLAPFYQWLEENLGFIPFFADGSATGRTLLTASLVLAVMILPIITSVSREVFLQTPKLHEEAALALGATKWEMIKTAVLPFGAPGVIGGTMLGLGRALGETMAVAIILSPGAFTWNMIGTGNKTIPAEIALNFPEAAGLRLSELIAIGLVLFVITFGVNLFARWIVNRRSEFSGAN; translated from the coding sequence ATGAGCGAAACCACCACCCGCGAACGCCGCGGCGGCACAGTCCGTCGTCCTGGCGACCTCGCCTTCAGCGGTGCATCGGTGGGGTCGGCGCTGCTGATCCTGTTGATTCTGGCCGGCGTGGCCGTCTTCCTGACCACTGAGGCACTCCCGGTCTTCAGCGCGGACCCCGCAGACATCACCGAGGGCGAGGGTTTCTTCGCCTATGTCTGGCCCCTCGTCGCGGGCACGGTGATCGCCTCGCTCATCGCGATGGCCATCGCCACGCCCATCGCGGTGGGGATCGCGCTGTTCATCTCGCACTACGCGGGCGGGCGACTCGGCGGGATCATCGGCTTCGTGATCGACCTGCTGGCGGCAGTGCCCAGTGTCGTCTTCGGCATGTGGGGCATGCAGGTCTTTGCCGTCAAGCTGGCACCGTTCTATCAGTGGCTCGAGGAGAACCTCGGCTTCATCCCGTTCTTTGCCGACGGCTCCGCCACGGGGCGCACCCTGCTGACGGCGTCCCTGGTGCTGGCCGTCATGATCCTGCCGATCATCACCTCCGTCTCCCGCGAGGTCTTCCTGCAGACGCCCAAACTGCACGAGGAGGCAGCCCTGGCGCTCGGCGCCACCAAGTGGGAGATGATCAAGACCGCCGTCCTGCCGTTCGGTGCCCCGGGCGTCATCGGTGGCACGATGCTCGGCCTGGGCCGGGCACTCGGCGAGACGATGGCCGTGGCCATCATCCTCTCGCCCGGAGCCTTCACCTGGAACATGATCGGCACCGGCAACAAGACGATCCCCGCCGAGATCGCCCTGAACTTCCCTGAGGCCGCGGGTCTGCGGCTGTCCGAGTTGATCGCCATCGGCCTGGTCCTGTTCGTGATCACCTTTGGCGTCAACCTCTTCGCCCGGTGGATCGTCAACCGCCGTTCCGAGTTCTCTGGAGCCAACTGA
- the pstA gene encoding phosphate ABC transporter permease PstA, producing the protein MSTQTEQPVDGPTEHELDHISGVVPSPVRPTTSLPGWISLGGGVLIALALWVLLDANLAVALVGGYVVYVVSVHLAYRSAGGSRVAVDHTMKALIYGAFVLALIPLVSLIWTVMENGALRAFNLDFLQQSMNGVTGVHDKAYFEDGAPMVGGAYHAIIGTLIITGLATLISVPIGLFTAIYLVEYGGKGRLARWVRFMVDVMTGIPSIVAGLFAFALFGVIFGVGTKNGLAGAIALSVLMIPTVVRNSEEMLRIVPNELREASLALGVPKWATIAKVVLPTAASGLASGITLAIARVIGETAPLLVAVGFTRAMNVNPTEGPMMNLALYAYYMFTRPLNPGFRDPSIERAWAAAVLLILIVVILNLTARAIAKVFAPKTSGR; encoded by the coding sequence ATGAGCACACAGACCGAGCAGCCCGTGGATGGCCCCACGGAGCACGAACTCGACCACATCTCCGGGGTCGTCCCCTCTCCGGTGCGCCCCACCACCTCCCTGCCGGGCTGGATCTCCCTCGGCGGCGGCGTGCTGATCGCGTTGGCGCTGTGGGTCCTGCTGGACGCGAACCTGGCCGTCGCGCTGGTCGGCGGCTACGTCGTCTATGTGGTGTCCGTGCACCTCGCCTACCGCTCCGCCGGTGGCTCCCGCGTCGCCGTGGACCACACGATGAAGGCGCTGATCTACGGGGCGTTCGTGTTGGCGCTGATCCCCCTGGTCTCGCTGATCTGGACGGTCATGGAGAACGGTGCCCTGCGCGCGTTCAACCTCGACTTCCTGCAACAGAGCATGAACGGTGTGACCGGGGTCCACGACAAGGCCTACTTCGAGGACGGCGCCCCCATGGTCGGCGGTGCCTATCACGCGATCATCGGCACGTTGATCATCACCGGACTGGCGACACTCATCTCGGTGCCGATCGGCCTGTTCACCGCCATCTACCTCGTGGAGTACGGCGGCAAGGGTCGCCTGGCCCGCTGGGTGCGGTTCATGGTCGACGTGATGACCGGCATCCCCTCCATCGTCGCCGGGCTGTTTGCCTTCGCGCTGTTCGGGGTGATCTTCGGCGTCGGCACCAAGAACGGTCTGGCCGGTGCGATCGCGCTGTCGGTGCTGATGATCCCGACCGTGGTCCGCAACAGCGAGGAGATGCTGCGGATCGTGCCCAACGAGCTGCGGGAGGCCTCGCTGGCGCTCGGTGTGCCCAAGTGGGCCACCATCGCCAAGGTGGTGCTGCCGACCGCTGCGTCGGGGCTGGCCTCGGGCATCACCCTGGCCATCGCCCGGGTCATCGGTGAGACCGCTCCGCTGCTGGTCGCGGTGGGCTTCACCCGCGCCATGAACGTCAACCCCACCGAGGGGCCGATGATGAACCTGGCGCTCTACGCCTACTACATGTTCACCCGACCGCTGAACCCCGGATTCCGTGATCCCAGCATTGAGCGGGCCTGGGCCGCCGCCGTGCTGCTGATCCTGATCGTGGTCATCCTCAACCTCACCGCCCGTGCCATCGCCAAGGTCTTCGCCCCGAAGACCTCCGGCCGCTGA
- the pstB gene encoding phosphate ABC transporter ATP-binding protein PstB, with product MSKRIDVNHLNIFYGKFQAVKDVSMVIEPKSVTAFIGPSGCGKSTFIRTLNRMHEVIPGARVEGEVSIDGKNLYGRGVDPVDVRREVGMVFQRPNPFPTMSIRDNVLAGVKLNSKRLSRKAGDELAERSLRGANLWNEVKDRLDKPGSGLSGGQQQRLCIARAIAVQPQVILMDEPCSALDPISTLAIEDLINELKSDYTVVIVTHNMQQAARVSDRTGFFNLEATGQPGQLVEFDDTQKIFNNPTQKATEDYISGRFG from the coding sequence ATGTCCAAACGCATCGACGTCAACCACCTGAACATCTTCTACGGCAAGTTCCAGGCCGTGAAGGATGTCAGCATGGTGATCGAGCCCAAGTCGGTCACCGCCTTCATCGGCCCGTCCGGTTGTGGCAAGTCAACGTTCATCCGCACCCTCAACCGCATGCACGAGGTCATCCCCGGCGCCCGCGTCGAGGGAGAGGTCAGCATCGACGGCAAGAACCTGTATGGCCGCGGCGTCGACCCGGTGGACGTGCGCCGCGAGGTCGGCATGGTCTTCCAGCGACCCAACCCCTTCCCCACGATGTCCATCCGCGACAACGTGCTGGCCGGGGTCAAGCTCAACAGCAAGCGACTGTCCAGGAAGGCCGGCGACGAGCTCGCCGAGCGGTCCCTGCGGGGCGCCAACCTGTGGAACGAGGTCAAGGACCGGCTCGACAAGCCCGGCTCGGGCCTGTCCGGTGGCCAGCAGCAGCGACTGTGCATCGCCCGGGCGATCGCGGTCCAGCCGCAGGTGATTCTGATGGACGAGCCCTGCTCGGCCCTGGACCCGATCTCCACGCTGGCCATCGAGGACCTGATCAACGAGCTCAAGTCCGACTACACCGTCGTCATCGTCACCCACAACATGCAGCAGGCGGCCCGCGTCTCGGACCGGACCGGCTTCTTCAACCTGGAGGCGACCGGCCAGCCCGGCCAGCTGGTCGAGTTTGACGACACCCAGAAGATCTTCAACAACCCGACCCAGAAGGCCACCGAGGACTACATCTCCGGTCGCTTCGGCTGA
- a CDS encoding NUDIX hydrolase codes for MATQTERAVLVRAAGVLPWRVQDGRLQFALVHRPRYNDWSWPKGKLERGEEWALAATRETLEETGLEVRLGPPLPTSWYGLGTKDGRPQLKQVRYWAGTVCGGSGALEHEIDEVTWLDAAQARERLSYRRDREQLDAATEAHSEGLLDTWTLLIVRHAVAVGRGSWKGPDPQRPLTPVGARRADRLVALLHAYRPQHLLTSPSLRCTDTLAHYSAYSGLPLTERRGLSEEGYAEGPAKAVKHLRKVVERGEGTALCTHGPVLPDLLGHLAGQAPDGHGARMLTRLARNGLDKGEVLAVQIAGTGDGARVVDVERHRPSS; via the coding sequence GTGGCCACCCAGACCGAACGCGCCGTCCTCGTGCGCGCCGCCGGCGTCCTGCCGTGGCGGGTGCAGGACGGCCGGCTCCAGTTCGCCCTCGTTCACCGCCCGCGCTACAACGACTGGTCCTGGCCCAAGGGCAAGCTCGAGCGCGGCGAGGAGTGGGCCCTCGCGGCAACCCGAGAGACGCTCGAGGAGACCGGTCTGGAGGTGCGCCTCGGGCCTCCCCTGCCCACCTCCTGGTATGGCCTGGGCACCAAGGACGGCCGCCCGCAGCTGAAGCAGGTGCGCTACTGGGCGGGGACGGTCTGCGGCGGCAGCGGCGCCCTGGAGCACGAGATCGACGAGGTCACCTGGCTCGACGCCGCGCAGGCCCGGGAGCGGTTGTCCTATCGGCGCGACCGGGAGCAGCTCGACGCCGCGACCGAGGCCCATTCCGAGGGACTGCTCGACACCTGGACCCTGCTCATCGTCCGCCATGCCGTGGCGGTCGGTCGCGGCTCCTGGAAGGGTCCGGACCCGCAGCGGCCCCTGACACCGGTCGGGGCACGGCGGGCCGATCGGCTGGTCGCCCTGTTGCACGCCTACCGCCCCCAGCACCTGCTGACCTCACCATCGCTACGGTGCACGGACACGCTGGCTCACTACTCGGCATACTCAGGGTTGCCCCTCACCGAGCGCAGGGGACTGTCCGAGGAGGGGTATGCCGAGGGGCCGGCCAAGGCGGTCAAGCACCTGCGCAAGGTGGTTGAGCGAGGCGAGGGGACGGCTCTGTGCACACATGGCCCGGTGCTGCCAGACCTGCTCGGCCACCTCGCCGGGCAGGCCCCGGACGGGCACGGCGCACGGATGCTGACCCGGTTGGCCAGGAACGGGCTGGACAAGGGTGAGGTCCTGGCCGTCCAAATCGCCGGCACCGGTGACGGGGCACGCGTCGTGGACGTCGAGCGCCACCGCCCCTCGTCCTGA
- a CDS encoding RNA degradosome polyphosphate kinase, whose protein sequence is MTSNPRPVPDIVESSSVVPLPTIRAQRPRASNGRFISAVPSDGDFPGDPQSLPEDRFLDREVSWLQFNERVLQLAGDADLPLLERARFLAIFASNLDEFFMVRVAGLKRRIATGIATRSASGLEPREVLDEISVGAHELMGRHSMLFRDVVGPALSNEGISLVRWDELTKEEQERLGDMFRSTVYPVLTPLAVDPAHPFPYISGLSLNLAVILINPQTGHEHFARVKVPPLLPRFIELSDDDDLYLNRYVLLEELIAAHLEFLFPGMEVHETFTFRVTRNEDVEVEEDDAENLLTALEKELTRRRFGPPVRLEVEEDMDDHVLDLLTRELRVHHSEVYRLPSPLDLTALNTVADLDRTELRYPNFVPSTHPALAPVERAAPSDILAAMRGGEVLLHHPYDSFSTSVQAFIEQAANDPQVLAIKQTLYRTSGDSPIIDALIDAAASGKQVLAVVEIKARFDEENNITWARKLEHAGVHVVYGMVGLKTHAKLCLVVREEKGALRRYCHIGTGNYNPKTARLYEDLGLLTTDETIGEDLTRLFNQLSGMAPKSKFKRLLVAPRSVRSGLVSLIEEEAAKGPDGCIRIKVNSIVDEAIIDALYRASMAGASVDVWVRGISALRPEVPGLSETMRVRSVLGRFLEHSRVFAFGTGKSAKIYIGSADMMHRNLDRRVEALVQITDRDQVKTLGSLLDRGMSDEVASWHLDGNGQWHRHHLSSDGLPLTDIHTELIAAYGTRRRPGRRR, encoded by the coding sequence ATGACCTCCAATCCCCGGCCGGTTCCGGACATCGTGGAGTCCTCCTCCGTCGTGCCGCTGCCCACGATCCGTGCGCAGCGACCCCGGGCCTCCAACGGCCGGTTCATCAGCGCCGTCCCCTCTGACGGGGACTTCCCGGGGGACCCACAGAGCCTGCCCGAGGACCGGTTCCTGGACCGCGAGGTCTCCTGGCTGCAGTTCAACGAGCGGGTGCTGCAGCTCGCCGGCGACGCCGACCTCCCGTTGCTCGAGCGAGCTCGCTTCCTGGCGATCTTCGCCAGCAACCTCGATGAGTTCTTCATGGTGCGGGTGGCCGGACTCAAGCGCCGCATCGCCACCGGCATCGCGACCCGGTCCGCCTCCGGGCTGGAGCCCCGCGAGGTGCTCGACGAGATCTCGGTCGGCGCCCACGAGCTGATGGGGCGCCACTCGATGCTGTTCCGCGATGTCGTGGGGCCGGCCCTGAGCAACGAGGGCATCAGCCTGGTCCGTTGGGACGAACTGACCAAGGAGGAGCAGGAACGCCTCGGGGACATGTTCCGCAGCACGGTCTATCCCGTGCTGACGCCGCTGGCCGTGGACCCCGCCCACCCGTTCCCCTATATCAGTGGCCTGTCCCTGAACCTGGCGGTCATCCTGATCAACCCGCAGACCGGGCACGAGCACTTCGCCCGCGTCAAGGTGCCGCCACTGCTCCCCCGGTTCATCGAGCTGTCCGACGACGACGACCTCTATCTCAACCGCTATGTCCTGCTCGAGGAACTCATCGCGGCCCACCTGGAGTTCCTCTTCCCCGGCATGGAGGTGCACGAGACCTTCACCTTCCGGGTGACCCGCAACGAGGACGTTGAGGTGGAGGAGGACGACGCCGAGAACCTGCTCACGGCCCTGGAGAAGGAACTGACCCGACGCCGGTTCGGACCGCCGGTCCGCCTCGAGGTGGAGGAGGACATGGACGACCACGTCCTGGACCTGCTCACCCGCGAGCTGCGGGTGCACCACTCAGAGGTCTATCGGCTGCCCTCGCCCCTGGACCTCACGGCGCTCAACACGGTGGCAGACCTCGATCGCACCGAACTGCGCTATCCCAACTTCGTGCCCTCGACCCACCCCGCCCTCGCCCCCGTGGAGCGAGCGGCACCGTCCGACATCCTCGCGGCCATGCGCGGCGGGGAGGTGCTGCTGCACCACCCCTATGACTCGTTCTCCACCTCGGTGCAGGCCTTCATCGAGCAGGCGGCCAACGATCCCCAGGTGCTGGCCATCAAGCAGACGCTCTATCGCACCAGCGGTGACAGCCCGATCATCGACGCCCTCATCGACGCCGCCGCCAGCGGCAAGCAGGTGCTGGCGGTCGTGGAGATCAAGGCGCGCTTCGATGAGGAGAACAACATCACGTGGGCGCGCAAGCTCGAGCACGCCGGCGTGCACGTGGTCTACGGCATGGTCGGCCTGAAGACACACGCCAAGCTCTGCCTGGTGGTGCGCGAGGAGAAGGGGGCGCTGCGACGCTACTGCCACATCGGCACCGGCAACTACAACCCCAAGACCGCGCGTCTCTATGAGGATCTGGGCCTGCTGACCACCGACGAAACCATCGGTGAGGACCTGACCCGACTGTTCAACCAGCTCTCTGGGATGGCCCCGAAGTCCAAGTTCAAGCGCCTGCTGGTCGCCCCGCGCTCGGTCCGCTCCGGGCTGGTGTCCCTGATCGAGGAGGAGGCCGCCAAGGGTCCCGACGGGTGCATCCGGATCAAGGTGAACTCCATCGTGGACGAGGCCATCATCGACGCGCTCTATCGCGCCTCGATGGCCGGTGCGTCCGTGGACGTGTGGGTCCGCGGGATCTCCGCGCTGCGACCCGAGGTCCCGGGCCTGTCCGAGACGATGCGGGTCCGCTCTGTCCTCGGGCGCTTCCTCGAGCACTCCCGGGTCTTTGCCTTCGGCACCGGCAAGAGCGCCAAGATCTACATCGGGTCCGCCGACATGATGCACCGCAACCTGGACCGCCGGGTCGAGGCGCTGGTGCAGATCACCGACCGTGACCAGGTCAAGACCCTCGGCTCCCTGCTGGACCGTGGCATGTCCGATGAGGTGGCCAGCTGGCACCTGGACGGCAACGGCCAGTGGCACCGCCACCACCTGTCCTCCGACGGCCTGCCACTGACCGACATCCACACCGAGTTGATCGCGGCCTACGGCACCCGTCGCCGGCCGGGCCGCCGCCGCTGA
- the mshD gene encoding mycothiol synthase, whose amino-acid sequence MQPTATDDHLEPTQSADVLALAVRAATHDGVRPLSEQTVLDVRRLPGSPSGEAHTTHLVVEQNPDTPRPGVIAYAHVEHSDPPAAEIVVDPDHRHDGHGRALATEVLERWPGTRFWAHGDLPAAKALFKSLGLDSVRDLWQMTRPLRGEWSELPEVDLPEGFTVRPFEIGRDEQRWLDVNARSFADHPEQGRMTLADLQERTSEPWFDPQGFLLIEEGEDLAAFHWTKVEPAEPGHSVPTSGEVYVVGVDPAYQGRGLGKVTTLVGLHHLRNRGLGSATLYVEGDNDPALATYHRLGFERSAIDVMYAAPATT is encoded by the coding sequence ATGCAGCCGACGGCGACTGATGATCACCTCGAGCCGACCCAGTCCGCAGACGTGCTGGCCCTGGCCGTGCGCGCAGCGACCCACGACGGGGTCCGGCCACTGTCCGAGCAGACGGTGCTCGACGTGCGCCGCCTGCCCGGCTCCCCGTCCGGCGAGGCCCACACGACGCACCTGGTGGTCGAGCAGAACCCCGACACACCGCGCCCCGGTGTGATCGCCTATGCCCATGTCGAGCACTCCGACCCGCCCGCGGCGGAGATCGTCGTGGACCCCGACCACCGACACGATGGTCACGGTCGGGCCCTGGCCACCGAGGTGCTCGAGCGTTGGCCGGGCACCCGGTTCTGGGCCCACGGCGACCTGCCGGCAGCCAAGGCACTGTTCAAGAGCCTGGGCCTGGACTCGGTGCGCGACCTGTGGCAGATGACCCGGCCGTTGCGCGGAGAGTGGTCCGAGCTGCCGGAGGTGGACCTGCCAGAGGGCTTCACCGTGCGTCCCTTCGAGATCGGCCGCGACGAGCAGCGGTGGCTGGACGTCAACGCACGGTCCTTCGCCGATCACCCGGAGCAGGGTCGGATGACGCTCGCCGACCTGCAGGAGCGCACGTCCGAGCCGTGGTTCGACCCCCAGGGCTTCCTGCTCATCGAGGAGGGCGAGGACCTGGCGGCCTTCCACTGGACCAAGGTCGAGCCGGCCGAGCCGGGACACAGTGTCCCCACGTCGGGTGAGGTCTACGTCGTCGGGGTCGACCCGGCATACCAGGGCCGTGGCCTGGGCAAGGTGACCACCCTCGTCGGCCTGCACCACCTGCGCAACCGTGGGCTGGGCAGCGCCACGCTCTACGTCGAGGGGGACAACGATCCGGCGCTGGCGACCTACCACCGGCTGGGCTTCGAGCGCTCCGCGATCGACGTAATGTATGCCGCCCCCGCCACCACCTGA
- a CDS encoding winged helix-turn-helix transcriptional regulator: MADLALLTPGGAADAPATVLPSLELLPHQLRVLDLDPAALLTGPPPHLVLLDATRALVQARIVARTLATMHLGAPVVAVFSEGGLAALDHQWPVSDFVLSGAGPAELAARLQRATAQVPAAQDGPSESEDAPLRAGDVVVDEASWTVRAGGEPLNLTFKEFELLKFLVAHPRRVMSREQLLQEVWGTDYYGGTRTVDVHIRRLRAKLGPERESLIGTIRNVGYRLSGPARSTADRDVVE, encoded by the coding sequence GTGGCCGACCTGGCACTTCTGACCCCCGGTGGCGCCGCAGACGCGCCGGCCACGGTGCTGCCCTCACTCGAGCTCCTCCCCCACCAGCTGCGGGTCCTGGACCTCGACCCGGCGGCGCTGCTGACTGGACCACCACCCCACCTCGTGCTGCTTGATGCCACCCGCGCCCTGGTCCAGGCCCGCATCGTGGCCCGCACGCTGGCCACCATGCACCTCGGCGCACCCGTCGTGGCGGTCTTCTCCGAGGGCGGCCTGGCGGCACTGGACCACCAGTGGCCCGTCTCGGACTTTGTGCTCTCCGGTGCGGGGCCAGCCGAGTTGGCCGCACGACTGCAGCGGGCGACGGCCCAGGTGCCTGCGGCTCAGGATGGCCCATCGGAGAGCGAGGATGCCCCGCTGCGTGCTGGCGATGTGGTCGTCGACGAGGCGAGCTGGACGGTCCGCGCCGGAGGGGAACCGCTCAACCTGACCTTCAAGGAGTTTGAGCTGCTGAAGTTCCTGGTCGCTCATCCCCGTCGGGTGATGAGTCGTGAGCAGTTGCTGCAGGAGGTGTGGGGCACCGACTACTACGGGGGCACCCGCACGGTGGACGTCCACATCCGGCGTCTGCGCGCCAAACTCGGCCCCGAGCGCGAGTCCCTGATCGGCACGATCCGCAACGTCGGTTACCGCCTTTCCGGACCAGCTCGCTCGACTGCTGACCGGGACGTGGTGGAATAG
- a CDS encoding FABP family protein — protein sequence MAFELDPNMPSELAPLAWLIGRWEGAGVVGYPTMESKNFGQEIEVSHDGRPFLRWESKAWILDDDGNKVRPAGTELGFWRPLPDGEVELLLTHPTGIVELYFGNTSPAKIELRTDSVVRSPHAKEYTAAHRLYGLVNSNLMWVMDMAAMGQPLTSHLSAELKRVG from the coding sequence GTGGCTTTTGAACTTGATCCGAACATGCCCTCCGAGCTCGCACCCCTGGCCTGGTTGATTGGCCGCTGGGAGGGAGCCGGAGTCGTCGGCTATCCGACCATGGAGTCCAAGAACTTCGGGCAGGAGATCGAGGTCAGCCATGACGGCCGGCCGTTCCTGCGGTGGGAGTCCAAGGCCTGGATCCTGGACGACGACGGCAACAAGGTCCGTCCCGCCGGCACCGAGCTCGGGTTCTGGCGTCCGCTGCCGGACGGCGAGGTGGAGCTCCTGCTCACCCACCCGACCGGCATCGTGGAGCTCTATTTCGGCAACACCAGCCCGGCGAAGATCGAGCTGCGCACCGACAGCGTCGTGCGCAGCCCGCACGCCAAGGAATACACCGCAGCGCACCGCCTCTATGGGCTGGTCAACTCCAACCTGATGTGGGTGATGGACATGGCGGCCATGGGCCAGCCCCTCACCAGCCACCTGTCTGCGGAGCTCAAGCGCGTCGGCTGA